Below is a genomic region from Nitrospirota bacterium.
CCGCTGGGGATAATAAACGTCCCGTACCTGTACAGCTCCAGAGAACGATTCGCCCTCGGGGCGGCCTTGATAGGGCGGCATTAGGGCGTTGGGCCTGAGACGCTCTCCGCCATTGTCACGTCGGCACCGGGTTGTCCCTGCCCCGGAAGTACTCGAACAGCCCGGCCAGGGAGCCGGTTATGACCGAAAGCATCCAGGCCAGGGAAATGGCCGTTGCCGCGGCCGGGCTTACTCCAACCGCCCCCAGGAGAAGGACCATCGAGGCTTCCCGTATGCCCAGGCCGGAAACGGATACCGGCAGGGCCGACAGGGTTATGACGATGGGCAGGAAGATAAAGAGAGACCAGAGGGGAAGGTGTCGGCCAAGGCCCCCGGCGAGTATGTAAACCGCAAAAATGCCCAAAGCCTGCACGGCGACGGAAAGGAGAAAGGTTTTTGCCATCAGGCCGGAATCCTTGAGATAAACGGGGAAAATACCGTATGCATCCCTCAGAACGCCTATCCGCCTGCCCAGCCTGAGGCGGAAAAACAGGAAACTGGCCAGGACGAAAAGAACTACGAGAGCCGGAAGGGTCCACTGTATCCACGACCCCCTCAGGTAGCGAAACCCCAGGGGATAGGCCAGCGTGCCGAGCGCCATCAGGGCGGCAAACCCGATATAGCGGTCCATAAAGGTGGAGGAAAGGGCCTCCGCGCCCTTTGCGGTCTCGCGGTACAGGTAATATGCCTTTACGGCATCGCCGCTTACCAGGCCCGGAAGAAACGTCCCGAAGAAAGAGCCCAGCATGTACAGGCGAAAAAGCCGCACAAGACCCATGCGTGTCGGGAGAAGAAACATCCACCTGACCGACGAAAGGAATTGGGCCGCGAGATACAGGGCCACGGCGGAAACAAAGGACCACGGAGTGATGCTTTTCATCAGTCCCAGGACGTCATGCGGGCCGGCTTTCATGAAGACGACATACAACGCCCCCGAGCTGAACAGCAGTTTGAGCAGGAAGAGCAGGGTCTTTTTACGAGCGGGCGCCAATTTTTTTCTTCAGAACATAGACGGGTTTTCTCTGGCTCTCGTGATATATCCGCACCAGCATCTCGCCCAGCAGGCCCATGCCCACGAGCTGTATGCCTATGATTATCAGGAGCACGCCGAGGAGCAGCAGGGGCCGGTTGCCGATGGAGGCGCCGAAAAGTATCTTCTGGCCGGTCAGGTACAGCGATATCAGGAACCCGAGAAAGCCCAGGCCCAAACCTATCGGGCCGAAAAACTGTATCGGCTTGGTCGAGAAGCTCTGAAGAAACCGTACGGTCAAGAGGTCGAGAATGACCTTGGTAACCCTGGACAGGCCGTACTTGGACTTTCCCCTGAGCCGCGGATGGTGGTCGACTTCGACCTCGGTAACCCGTACGCCGTACCAGTTGGCGATTGCCGGGATGAAACGGTGCATATCGCCGTAGAGCCTGAGGGCCTTGACGACGTCCTTCCGGTACGCTTTCAGGGAACAGCCGTAATCGTGCAGCTTTACCCCGGTTATCCGGCTGATAAGCCAGTTTGCCGCCATGGATGGAAGTTTTCTCGTCAGGAAGACGTCCTGCCGGTTCTTGCGCCATCCGCTGACCAGCTCGTACTCTTCCATATGTTCCAGCAGCTTCGGAATATCCGCCGGGTCGTTCTGCATGTCTCCGTCCATCGTGACGATGACGTCTCCCCGGGCCTCGTCGAAACCCGCCGTGAATGCCGCCGTTTGGCCGAAATTCCTTCTCATGAAAAGGACTATGACATTATCGTCTCCGGCCTGCAGCTCTTCGAGCAAAGAGGAGGTCCCATCCGTACTGCCGTCGTCCACGAATATGATTTCATAGCTCTTCCCCAGGCGTCCGAGGACCTCGGAAAGCCGCTCGTACAGGGGCTCGACGTTTTCCTCTTCGTTGAAAAGAGGAATGATGACGGATATGTCCACTCTCCCGCTCCTTGCGTATTATCGCTATATTTAAACATTTTGAAGCAGAGAATTTCCGGGCACGCCCCGGAGCGCTGGGCGCGGCCCAGAACGTTCTGACACCGAAAGGGCTTGCTCAAGGAACGGTTTTGGAACCAACCACGTCTCGGCTGGTGTTTGAGAAGGGGACTGGTGCCCCCCGGGCTCGGCCCGGAGCGTTCTGACATCGGGACATGGTGCTCAAGGAACGGCTCCGGAACCGACTACGTCTCGACTGTCTTTAAAAAGGGGACTGGTCCCCATAAGACTTGCTTTTTGTGGTTAAAAAATTGTTTAATAATTAGAGTTACTACTTCGATTGAATCATGGCGAAACTCAAGAAGGAACTACAAGAGAAGGAAAAGGCCAACGTCCCTCTCTATCCCATCGGGATAGTGGCCGAGCTTATCGGGACCACCGACCAGACGCTTCGCCTCTATGAGAAACATGGGCTCATCAAGCCCGCCCGCAGGAACAAGAACCGCTACTACTCGGAGAACGACATCAAGTGGCTCCGCTGCATCCGGGAGCTCATCCACACCAAGAAGATCAGCATCCAGGGCATCAAGAAGCTCATGGACTACGCCCCGTGCTGGGAGCTGACCGAGTGCTCCGAGGACAAGCGCACGAAGTGCTCCGCCTTCATCGACAGGAGCAAGCCCTGCTGGGAGCTGAACCAGCAGATATGCCAGCGGGAAAGCGGAAAGCTCTGCGAGGACTGCGTCGTGTACATCTCCAAAAAGCTCATGAAGCAGGAGAAGGCCTCGAACGTCCAGGAGGAGAAGGACTCGAAGAAGTAACCCCCGGGGGCCGACCCCGGGGAGCATTGTGCTTTCCTTCTCCGCTTCCCGGGGCGTGTGCTCACACCGACGCCACCCGGCGAAGCTCCCGCTCCACCTTCCGGCGTATCTTTTTCAGCGATTCCTCGTCCCGGGCCTCGAACCTGAGCACGAGGGCGGGCTGCGTGTTGGAGGCCCGTATCAGCCCCCACCCCTCGGGAAACTGGATGCGGATGCCGTCGATGTCTATGATGGGGTAGTCCGCGAAGGCGTCCTTGACGAGGGAGGGGACCTCGAACTTCTTCTCGTCCGGGAAGTCCACCCGTATCTCCGGGGTGAAGACGGTCCTGGGCAGGTCCTCGAGGAGCCGCCGCACGGAGTAGGGCTTCCCGTTTTTCTTCATGACCTCCAGAAGCCGCAGGCTTGCGTACACGGCGTCGTCGTAGCCGTAGTAGCGGTCGGCAAAGAAGATGTGCCCGCTCATCTCCCCCGCCAGGGCGGCGCCGGAGTCCTTCATTTTCTTCTTGATGAGCGAGTGCCCGGTTTTCCACATCACCGCCTGGCCCCCGTGGGCGGTGATGTCCTCATAGAGGCTTTGGGAGCACTTGACCTCCCCGATGATGGTGGCCCCGGGCCGCTCCCTCAAGACGTCCCGGGAGAAGATGACCATGAGCCTGTCTCCCCAGACCACCTCGCCCCGCTCGTCCACCACCCCGATACGGTCCGCGTCCCCGTCGTATCCCACCCCCACGTGCGCGCCCGTTTTCTTCACGGTCCTGGCCAGGTCCCTGACGTTCTCCAGGACCACGGGGTCGGGATGGTGGTTGGGGAAGCGCCCGTCGGGCTCGGTGTAAAGCTCCACCACGTCCGCCCCCAGCGAGCGCATGAGCTCGGGGGCCACAATGCCGCCGACGCCGTTTCCGGCGTCCAGCACCGCCTTCAGGCCGTCCAGGCGGGAAAACCTTCCCTTCATGAACTCGATGTAGTCGGCCACGATGTTATGGGCCCGTATCTCGCCCCGGCCGGTGCACCTCGTGCCCTTCTCGACCAGGGCCCTCAGTGCCTGAATACTCTCCCCGAAGAGCGTCTCGGTCCCCACGCTTACCTTCAGGCCGTTGAACTCCGGCGGGTTATGGCTCCCCGTAATCATGATGCCCCCGTCCACGGGGAGCTGAAAGAGCGAGAAATACTGTAGCGGCGTGGGGCACAGGCCGATGTCCACGACGTTG
It encodes:
- a CDS encoding lysylphosphatidylglycerol synthase transmembrane domain-containing protein; the encoded protein is MAPARKKTLLFLLKLLFSSGALYVVFMKAGPHDVLGLMKSITPWSFVSAVALYLAAQFLSSVRWMFLLPTRMGLVRLFRLYMLGSFFGTFLPGLVSGDAVKAYYLYRETAKGAEALSSTFMDRYIGFAALMALGTLAYPLGFRYLRGSWIQWTLPALVVLFVLASFLFFRLRLGRRIGVLRDAYGIFPVYLKDSGLMAKTFLLSVAVQALGIFAVYILAGGLGRHLPLWSLFIFLPIVITLSALPVSVSGLGIREASMVLLLGAVGVSPAAATAISLAWMLSVITGSLAGLFEYFRGRDNPVPT
- a CDS encoding glycosyltransferase family 2 protein, which codes for MDISVIIPLFNEEENVEPLYERLSEVLGRLGKSYEIIFVDDGSTDGTSSLLEELQAGDDNVIVLFMRRNFGQTAAFTAGFDEARGDVIVTMDGDMQNDPADIPKLLEHMEEYELVSGWRKNRQDVFLTRKLPSMAANWLISRITGVKLHDYGCSLKAYRKDVVKALRLYGDMHRFIPAIANWYGVRVTEVEVDHHPRLRGKSKYGLSRVTKVILDLLTVRFLQSFSTKPIQFFGPIGLGLGFLGFLISLYLTGQKILFGASIGNRPLLLLGVLLIIIGIQLVGMGLLGEMLVRIYHESQRKPVYVLKKKIGARS
- a CDS encoding MerR family transcriptional regulator — its product is MAKLKKELQEKEKANVPLYPIGIVAELIGTTDQTLRLYEKHGLIKPARRNKNRYYSENDIKWLRCIRELIHTKKISIQGIKKLMDYAPCWELTECSEDKRTKCSAFIDRSKPCWELNQQICQRESGKLCEDCVVYISKKLMKQEKASNVQEEKDSKK
- a CDS encoding phosphomannomutase/phosphoglucomutase codes for the protein MESRIFREYDIRGVWEKDLTPEAVAALGRAFACYLKERLTGDTLTVSVGRDARLSSPRILEILCTELTQSGVNVVDIGLCPTPLQYFSLFQLPVDGGIMITGSHNPPEFNGLKVSVGTETLFGESIQALRALVEKGTRCTGRGEIRAHNIVADYIEFMKGRFSRLDGLKAVLDAGNGVGGIVAPELMRSLGADVVELYTEPDGRFPNHHPDPVVLENVRDLARTVKKTGAHVGVGYDGDADRIGVVDERGEVVWGDRLMVIFSRDVLRERPGATIIGEVKCSQSLYEDITAHGGQAVMWKTGHSLIKKKMKDSGAALAGEMSGHIFFADRYYGYDDAVYASLRLLEVMKKNGKPYSVRRLLEDLPRTVFTPEIRVDFPDEKKFEVPSLVKDAFADYPIIDIDGIRIQFPEGWGLIRASNTQPALVLRFEARDEESLKKIRRKVERELRRVASV